The Roseovarius sp. EL26 genome has a window encoding:
- a CDS encoding SufE family protein → MAQPAFEEIVEDFEFLEDWEDRYRHVIDLGKAMEPLEEALKVPATKVDGCASQVWLHITIENDTFTFEGESDAMIVRGLIAVLKALYNGAGVQEVANVDAMAEMTRLGLNEHLSAQRSNGLRAMIVRIQETAAAA, encoded by the coding sequence ATGGCCCAACCGGCATTTGAAGAGATTGTCGAAGATTTCGAATTTCTGGAAGATTGGGAAGACCGATACCGCCATGTGATTGATTTGGGCAAGGCGATGGAGCCGTTGGAGGAGGCGTTGAAAGTGCCTGCGACCAAGGTGGATGGTTGCGCCAGTCAAGTTTGGCTGCACATCACAATTGAGAACGATACTTTTACATTTGAAGGCGAAAGCGACGCGATGATCGTGCGCGGGCTGATTGCTGTTCTCAAAGCGCTGTATAACGGTGCTGGCGTGCAAGAGGTGGCCAATGTGGATGCAATGGCTGAAATGACGCGATTGGGCCTCAATGAACATCTCTCGGCGCAGCGGTCTAATGGCCTGCGCGCGATGATTGTCAGAATTCAGGAAACCGCAGCGGCGGCCTGA
- a CDS encoding phosphoenolpyruvate carboxylase codes for MKTTRTGVDRMDYASDSTAVYAQNLRHMLRELLLAIVEKRAPEIAPLLNGEGAKKIPDTAMMGDYLQAANIWFQLQKIVDENAAVRERRKIETSHGAGAVDGSFAQAMAQIKEKNADGFASAAAQLCVGPTLTAHPTEAKRVTILEIHRRIYRLLVDLETPRWTPREREDLIENLHNEIDLLWLSGELRMERPSLADEIEWGLQFFRDSLFDATPQLFEQFARARAEVFDDTQSEIHPAVRFHSWIGGDRDGNPNVTAEVTQDAIDRGRATAIECYRAALVDAIRGLSISGSLAKLPQDSLAALTAMVDRAPNPESIRARNRGEYFRQALSAILARLSGADPYKHIRDLIADLRAIESALEAIEADTLARQFLRPIRWRAEVFGFRTTSLDIRQNSTVVTDVLSEIWAKQGEATEFGTPAWSERLRKEIARDDFPVMPVDELSADARELTTLMSVIYEARKGEDPASIGGFILSMTRSTDDLLAVYLLARYAGFSVDAIGLPIVPLFETIDDLRNAPQILHNLIEVPLVRRSLKRQGGKVEIMLGYSDSNKDGGFICSTWELDKAQRKITRALAQHGFQPLFFHGRGGSVSRGGAPTGRAIAAQPAGTIAGAMRITEQGEVVSAKYANRGTALFELELMASSVLAHTALSKPSGKDEPEFHDALEALSGMSQVAYSNLLHRPGFVSYFQQASPVEELAMLKIGSRPARRFGASSLADLRAIPWVFAWTQNRHLLTGWYGFGTACESLSKVRGTEAKTLLRKMYKRSQIFRLMVDEVEKTLFQADMEIAEKYCTLVTDPAQRDDIFGLIKSEYARSKEAILMITQDQVLAQRFTMLTERYDRVCDDLQAIHLIQIEQLKHLRSDEASKISIPLLQSMNCIASGLGWTG; via the coding sequence ATGAAAACTACGCGCACTGGAGTTGACCGAATGGATTACGCCTCTGACAGCACTGCGGTCTATGCGCAGAACCTGCGACATATGTTGCGGGAATTACTGCTGGCGATCGTCGAAAAACGAGCCCCGGAAATTGCGCCGCTTTTGAACGGAGAAGGTGCCAAGAAAATCCCGGACACCGCGATGATGGGTGATTACCTTCAGGCGGCGAACATCTGGTTCCAGCTTCAAAAGATCGTTGATGAAAACGCCGCCGTCCGGGAGCGCCGCAAAATTGAGACCAGCCACGGGGCAGGGGCCGTCGATGGCAGCTTTGCCCAAGCCATGGCACAGATCAAAGAGAAGAATGCCGATGGGTTTGCATCGGCTGCGGCGCAGCTTTGTGTTGGGCCTACATTGACCGCGCACCCGACCGAGGCCAAACGTGTCACGATCCTTGAAATTCACCGCCGGATTTATCGACTGTTGGTAGATCTAGAAACGCCACGTTGGACCCCGCGTGAACGTGAAGATTTGATTGAAAACCTACACAATGAAATCGATTTGTTGTGGTTGTCTGGCGAGTTGCGGATGGAACGCCCCAGCCTAGCAGATGAGATCGAATGGGGACTGCAGTTTTTCCGTGACAGCTTGTTTGATGCGACGCCGCAGTTGTTTGAGCAATTCGCCCGCGCCAGAGCAGAGGTTTTTGACGATACTCAATCTGAGATCCATCCTGCAGTCCGGTTCCATTCCTGGATTGGAGGCGACCGGGACGGCAACCCGAATGTCACAGCCGAGGTCACACAGGATGCAATTGATCGCGGGCGTGCGACCGCGATTGAATGCTATCGTGCGGCGCTGGTGGATGCGATCAGGGGGCTTAGTATCAGTGGCAGTCTGGCAAAACTGCCGCAGGATTCGCTTGCCGCACTCACTGCCATGGTTGACCGCGCGCCCAATCCCGAATCCATTCGAGCGCGCAATCGGGGTGAATATTTTCGGCAAGCGCTGAGCGCGATTCTGGCACGTCTGTCTGGTGCAGATCCTTACAAGCATATCAGAGATCTGATTGCGGACCTGCGCGCCATTGAAAGCGCACTGGAAGCGATAGAAGCGGACACATTGGCACGGCAGTTTCTACGCCCTATCCGATGGCGGGCCGAGGTTTTTGGCTTCAGGACTACATCGCTGGATATCCGGCAAAACTCGACCGTTGTGACCGATGTATTGTCAGAAATCTGGGCCAAGCAGGGCGAGGCGACCGAATTTGGCACACCCGCATGGTCCGAGCGGCTGCGCAAGGAGATCGCCCGTGATGATTTTCCTGTCATGCCTGTGGATGAGTTGAGCGCTGATGCGCGCGAGCTGACGACACTTATGTCCGTGATCTATGAGGCCCGCAAAGGTGAGGATCCGGCAAGCATTGGTGGGTTTATTCTATCGATGACCCGTTCAACGGATGATTTGTTGGCGGTTTATCTACTGGCGCGCTACGCCGGGTTTTCGGTGGATGCGATCGGCCTGCCGATCGTGCCATTGTTTGAAACCATTGATGATTTGCGCAATGCGCCACAAATCTTACACAACCTGATTGAGGTGCCACTGGTGCGCCGCAGCCTGAAACGACAAGGCGGCAAGGTCGAGATCATGCTTGGCTATTCTGATAGCAACAAAGATGGCGGATTTATCTGTTCCACCTGGGAGTTGGATAAGGCGCAGCGTAAAATCACCCGCGCACTGGCGCAGCATGGCTTTCAGCCGCTGTTTTTCCATGGTCGTGGTGGATCTGTCAGCCGCGGCGGCGCCCCGACGGGTCGCGCAATTGCGGCGCAACCTGCGGGCACCATTGCCGGCGCCATGCGCATCACGGAACAAGGCGAGGTGGTATCTGCCAAATATGCCAACCGGGGCACTGCGTTGTTCGAGCTGGAACTGATGGCCTCCTCGGTGCTGGCGCATACAGCACTTTCCAAACCTTCGGGCAAGGATGAGCCAGAATTCCATGATGCATTGGAGGCGCTGTCCGGTATGTCACAGGTGGCCTATAGCAACCTGCTGCACCGTCCGGGTTTTGTATCCTATTTCCAGCAAGCCAGCCCGGTTGAAGAACTGGCCATGTTGAAAATCGGCTCGCGCCCGGCGCGGCGTTTTGGGGCCAGCAGCCTGGCTGACCTGCGTGCGATCCCATGGGTCTTTGCGTGGACGCAGAACCGCCATTTGCTGACAGGGTGGTACGGATTTGGCACGGCTTGCGAATCCTTGAGCAAGGTGCGTGGTACAGAGGCCAAAACCCTATTGCGCAAGATGTATAAACGCTCGCAGATTTTCAGGCTGATGGTGGATGAAGTCGAAAAAACCCTGTTTCAGGCAGATATGGAGATCGCGGAAAAATATTGCACGCTGGTTACGGACCCCGCGCAACGCGATGATATTTTCGGATTGATCAAGTCAGAATACGCCCGTTCAAAAGAGGCCATTTTGATGATCACGCAAGATCAGGTTTTGGCACAGAGATTCACGATGTTGACCGAGCGTTATGATCGTGTGTGCGATGATCTTCAGGCGATCCATTTGATTCAGATTGAACAGTTGAAACATTTGCGCAGTGATGAGGCGTCGAAAATTTCGATCCCTTTGCTGCAATCAATGAACTGTATCGCATCTGGTTTGGGTTGGACGGGCTGA
- a CDS encoding helix-turn-helix domain-containing protein, giving the protein MDTVRKLDGTQPRFTKYDCSDGCPVELALEQISGKWKGLVIYHLLGETLRFSELKRRMGSVTQRSLTKQLRELEADGILHREVFAVVPPKVEYSLTVKGQKLQPIIEALHAWGSGQMP; this is encoded by the coding sequence ATGGATACTGTAAGGAAATTGGACGGCACACAGCCACGTTTTACCAAGTATGACTGTAGCGATGGGTGCCCGGTTGAGCTGGCGTTGGAACAGATTTCTGGTAAATGGAAAGGGTTGGTGATTTATCACTTGCTGGGTGAAACGCTGCGGTTCAGCGAGTTGAAGCGACGGATGGGCAGTGTGACACAACGCAGCTTAACCAAGCAACTTAGAGAGTTAGAGGCTGATGGCATTTTGCACCGTGAGGTTTTTGCCGTGGTTCCGCCAAAAGTAGAATATAGTTTGACGGTCAAAGGGCAAAAGCTTCAGCCGATAATCGAGGCGCTGCATGCTTGGGGTTCTGGGCAAATGCCCTGA
- a CDS encoding zinc-binding alcohol dehydrogenase family protein, whose product MKAVGYTATGPIDRADALINFDAEKPTPTDRDLLVKIAAISVNPVDYKIRQLRAPEGDTPDILGWDAVGEVVAVGDAVETYKAGDTIWYAGAINRPGTNAEYHLVDERIVGHKPQSVSNAAAAALPLTTLTAYEMLFDRLCVTNSVPGAAPAVLIIGGSGGVGSIAIQLLRAKTDLTVIATASRPETQAWVQELGAHHVVTHSQPLAPQIDALGIGQPGYVFSTNHTGDYIEQIAELIAPQGRFGLIDDPEDLNIAPFKHKSISTHWEFMYTRSLFGTADISQQSAILNEVAELIDAGKVRSTATETLGTINAETLKQAHAILETGKAKGKLVLEGF is encoded by the coding sequence ATGAAAGCTGTAGGTTACACCGCCACAGGTCCAATTGACCGTGCCGACGCGCTGATCAATTTCGACGCCGAAAAACCCACCCCAACGGATCGCGATCTCTTGGTCAAGATCGCGGCTATCTCGGTCAACCCGGTAGACTATAAAATCCGCCAGCTGCGCGCGCCTGAGGGCGACACGCCGGATATTCTTGGCTGGGATGCGGTTGGCGAAGTGGTCGCGGTCGGCGATGCCGTTGAAACATACAAAGCGGGTGACACCATCTGGTACGCCGGTGCCATCAACCGCCCCGGCACCAATGCTGAATATCACCTCGTGGACGAACGCATTGTTGGTCATAAGCCCCAATCGGTCAGCAACGCCGCTGCCGCGGCTCTGCCTCTGACCACGCTCACCGCCTACGAAATGCTATTCGACCGCCTGTGTGTCACTAATTCTGTTCCCGGCGCGGCCCCTGCAGTGTTGATCATCGGCGGATCTGGCGGCGTTGGTTCCATCGCAATCCAGCTGCTGCGCGCCAAGACCGATCTCACCGTCATTGCCACCGCCTCACGCCCGGAAACACAGGCTTGGGTGCAAGAGTTAGGTGCCCATCATGTGGTCACCCACAGCCAACCCCTTGCCCCACAGATCGATGCGCTTGGCATCGGCCAACCGGGCTATGTGTTTTCGACCAATCATACCGGCGACTACATCGAACAGATTGCAGAACTAATCGCACCACAGGGTCGTTTTGGCCTGATCGATGATCCCGAAGATTTGAACATTGCCCCGTTCAAACACAAATCGATCTCAACCCATTGGGAGTTCATGTACACTCGTTCGCTCTTTGGTACCGCCGATATATCCCAGCAAAGCGCCATCCTGAACGAAGTCGCAGAGCTTATCGATGCGGGCAAGGTCCGTTCCACCGCAACTGAAACACTGGGCACAATCAACGCCGAGACCCTCAAACAGGCCCATGCCATCCTTGAAACAGGAAAAGCCAAGGGCAAACTGGTGCTCGAAGGGTTTTAA
- a CDS encoding SDR family NAD(P)-dependent oxidoreductase, protein MTKTILITGATDGIGQATARLLVAQGHTVLLHGRSPAKLKAALDELQTSGTVEGFLADLSRMDEVEKLATDIAAKHDILDVVINNAGILKTSATTTADGFDVRFAVNTFAPALLTKRLLPLMRADGRVINLSSAAQSPVDLQALSTSQPMQDMEAYAQSKLALTMWSRHMGVELGANGPAIIAINPGSLLGSKMVKEGFGIAGKGLDIGAKILARAALSDEFAQATGKYFDNDIGQFGPPHPDALDVEKVQHVVDSVEAALTRNT, encoded by the coding sequence ATGACCAAGACAATTCTCATTACTGGCGCAACCGACGGGATCGGGCAGGCCACAGCCAGACTGCTTGTCGCGCAAGGCCACACTGTTCTTTTGCACGGCCGCAGCCCAGCAAAGCTCAAAGCAGCGCTTGATGAGCTGCAAACGTCCGGCACCGTCGAAGGCTTTCTTGCTGATCTTTCCCGCATGGATGAGGTTGAAAAGCTGGCCACTGACATTGCCGCGAAACATGACATTTTGGATGTTGTGATCAACAACGCAGGGATCCTCAAAACATCCGCCACAACGACGGCTGATGGTTTTGATGTCCGGTTTGCGGTCAACACCTTCGCGCCTGCCTTGTTGACTAAGCGGCTGCTTCCTCTGATGCGCGCTGATGGGCGCGTCATAAACCTCTCGTCCGCCGCACAGTCCCCTGTGGACCTGCAAGCGTTGAGCACCAGCCAGCCCATGCAAGACATGGAGGCCTATGCCCAAAGCAAGCTGGCCCTGACTATGTGGTCACGCCATATGGGCGTAGAACTTGGTGCAAATGGCCCCGCGATTATAGCCATCAATCCAGGTTCTCTTTTGGGCAGCAAGATGGTCAAAGAAGGTTTTGGCATTGCAGGAAAAGGTCTGGATATCGGTGCCAAAATTCTTGCGCGCGCCGCCCTGTCGGATGAATTCGCACAGGCCACGGGTAAATACTTCGACAATGACATCGGCCAGTTCGGCCCGCCCCACCCTGATGCGCTGGACGTAGAAAAGGTACAACACGTTGTCGATTCTGTTGAGGCAGCGCTTACCCGAAACACCTAA
- a CDS encoding MBL fold metallo-hydrolase, whose translation MLLKVGNVEVWRILEINGPFKPAEELFPTAGPELHAVLNAHAPDQLCPDSGKLIIPIQGFLLKTSSHIILVDACVGNDKINHGTADWNKRSDTRFMAALTAAGVTPDDIDYVLCTHLHADHVGWNTRLVDGRWVPTFPNAKYLLPDADNDHYAANPNDTYQESVLPVIAAGQAELVTADHKLGDYVTLIPTPGHTPGHVSVLIKDGASEALITGDAIHTTAQCHRPDWHFRYDMDPELAVVSRRALLENVSEKGCKILGTHFTLPSTGRVRANGDTFKWEAD comes from the coding sequence ATGTTGTTGAAAGTCGGCAACGTCGAAGTTTGGCGCATTCTGGAAATCAACGGCCCGTTCAAGCCGGCCGAGGAGCTTTTCCCAACGGCTGGGCCAGAATTGCATGCGGTCCTCAATGCCCATGCTCCGGATCAGCTTTGCCCTGACAGCGGCAAATTGATCATTCCAATTCAGGGGTTTCTGCTGAAAACCTCGTCACACATCATTCTGGTCGATGCCTGTGTGGGCAACGATAAAATCAACCACGGCACGGCGGATTGGAACAAACGCTCTGACACGCGCTTCATGGCCGCCCTGACCGCAGCAGGCGTGACCCCGGATGATATCGACTATGTTCTGTGCACGCATCTGCACGCCGATCACGTTGGCTGGAACACACGCCTTGTCGATGGCCGCTGGGTCCCGACGTTCCCGAATGCCAAATACCTGCTGCCGGATGCGGACAACGACCATTACGCCGCCAATCCCAACGACACCTACCAGGAAAGCGTTCTGCCGGTCATCGCCGCCGGACAGGCTGAACTGGTTACAGCCGATCACAAGCTGGGGGATTACGTCACGCTCATCCCCACGCCCGGCCACACCCCCGGCCATGTCTCTGTCTTGATCAAAGATGGCGCCTCCGAGGCGCTAATCACAGGCGACGCCATCCACACCACGGCACAATGCCACCGCCCTGATTGGCATTTTCGCTATGACATGGACCCTGAGCTGGCGGTTGTCTCTCGTCGCGCCTTGCTGGAAAACGTCAGCGAAAAGGGATGCAAAATCCTTGGCACACACTTCACGTTGCCCTCCACCGGGCGGGTCCGTGCGAATGGTGATACGTTCAAATGGGAAGCAGATTAA
- a CDS encoding PA0069 family radical SAM protein: MRDEKTIKQGVRLAGRGSLSNANGRYEKQTLSYEDDGWGLPEEERLLRTHVTFEQARSVVTYNRSPDLPFDRSINPYRGCEHGCVYCFARPTHAWLGMSPGLDFETRLIAKSNAAEVLERELRKPRYKPAVIAIGTNTDPYQPIEKQYEIVRSCLIVLRRFAHPVAIVTKGTLIERDIDILSEMAAAKLAAVGVSVTTLDADLSRKMEPRAPSPKRRLAVIRRLSQAGIPVRIMASPMVPGLSDHEMEAILTAGKDAGAVAASWVMLRLPLEVSDLFREWVEQHYPNKAAKVMTLLRDMHGGREYSAQWGKRMRGEGPYAKLVASRFDRATRCLGLRQQMVPLDCGLFVPPKVQGAQMSLEL; this comes from the coding sequence ATGCGAGACGAAAAAACGATCAAACAGGGGGTGCGGCTTGCCGGGCGGGGCAGTCTGAGCAACGCAAACGGTCGCTATGAAAAGCAGACCCTCAGTTATGAGGATGACGGCTGGGGTTTGCCGGAGGAGGAGAGACTACTGAGAACACATGTGACGTTTGAGCAGGCGCGTAGTGTGGTCACTTATAACCGGTCCCCGGATTTGCCGTTTGATCGATCTATCAATCCCTATCGCGGGTGTGAACATGGATGTGTGTATTGTTTTGCCCGCCCAACCCATGCCTGGCTTGGCATGTCGCCGGGGTTGGATTTTGAAACCCGGTTGATTGCAAAGTCTAATGCGGCAGAGGTGTTGGAGCGAGAGCTACGAAAGCCGCGTTATAAACCAGCGGTGATTGCGATTGGCACCAACACGGATCCGTATCAACCGATTGAGAAACAGTATGAAATCGTGCGCTCTTGCTTGATTGTGCTGCGGCGGTTTGCCCATCCTGTGGCGATTGTCACCAAGGGCACATTGATTGAGCGTGACATTGATATCCTGTCTGAGATGGCCGCAGCAAAATTGGCTGCTGTTGGGGTGTCAGTCACCACCTTGGATGCCGATTTGTCGCGCAAGATGGAGCCGCGCGCGCCATCGCCCAAACGTAGGTTGGCGGTGATCCGGCGTTTGTCGCAGGCGGGTATTCCAGTGCGGATCATGGCATCACCCATGGTGCCGGGGCTCAGCGATCATGAGATGGAAGCCATCCTAACCGCGGGCAAGGACGCAGGCGCCGTGGCTGCCAGTTGGGTTATGCTACGGTTGCCATTGGAAGTGTCGGACTTGTTTCGCGAGTGGGTCGAGCAACATTACCCCAATAAGGCCGCTAAAGTGATGACCCTGCTGCGGGATATGCACGGCGGGCGTGAATACAGCGCACAATGGGGCAAACGCATGCGTGGGGAGGGTCCTTATGCCAAGTTGGTGGCCAGTCGATTTGACCGGGCCACCCGGTGTTTAGGATTGCGGCAACAGATGGTGCCGCTGGACTGTGGTCTGTTTGTACCGCCAAAAGTGCAGGGGGCTCAGATGAGTCTTGAATTGTAG
- a CDS encoding putative quinol monooxygenase — protein sequence MSLTIVAHITAKPGQEALVRSELEKLIPITCAEAGCQQYDLLSDNDNPTHFMFFENWESRALWQDHMNAPHLSAYMVATDGAVDSFTLHEMTKVD from the coding sequence ATGTCGCTCACAATCGTCGCTCACATCACTGCAAAACCGGGACAAGAGGCATTGGTTCGCTCTGAACTTGAGAAACTCATCCCAATCACCTGTGCCGAAGCGGGCTGCCAGCAATACGATTTGCTTTCAGACAACGATAACCCAACTCATTTCATGTTTTTCGAGAACTGGGAAAGCCGCGCGCTGTGGCAGGACCATATGAACGCCCCACACCTGAGCGCCTACATGGTGGCAACCGACGGAGCGGTCGACAGCTTCACCCTACATGAAATGACCAAAGTTGACTAA
- a CDS encoding B12-binding domain-containing protein, translating into MSDEEDDIILSELDDEELVQQMFDDLYDGLKEEIEEAVNILLERKWAPYDILTEALVGGMTVVGKDFRDGILFVPEVLLAANAMKGGMHILKPLLAETGAPRVGKMVIGTVKGDIHDIGKNLVGMMMEGAGFEVVDIGINNPVESYLEALENEKPDILGMSALLTTTMPYMKVVIDTLIEQGIRDDYTVLVGGAPLNEEFGKAIGADAYCRDAAVAVETAKDFMSRKHNQGVTG; encoded by the coding sequence ATGTCTGACGAAGAAGACGACATCATCCTGTCGGAACTGGACGACGAAGAATTAGTCCAGCAGATGTTTGACGACCTTTACGACGGTCTCAAAGAAGAGATCGAAGAAGCCGTAAACATTCTTCTTGAGCGTAAATGGGCGCCATACGACATCCTGACCGAAGCTCTGGTTGGCGGCATGACGGTCGTTGGCAAAGACTTCCGCGACGGCATCCTGTTCGTTCCTGAAGTTCTGCTGGCCGCAAACGCGATGAAGGGTGGCATGCACATCCTTAAGCCTCTGCTGGCTGAAACTGGCGCGCCTCGCGTTGGTAAAATGGTCATCGGCACCGTCAAAGGCGACATCCACGACATCGGCAAAAACCTTGTCGGCATGATGATGGAAGGCGCAGGTTTTGAGGTTGTCGACATCGGTATCAACAACCCTGTTGAAAGCTACCTCGAAGCGCTGGAAAACGAAAAACCAGACATTCTGGGCATGTCCGCCCTGCTAACAACCACAATGCCGTACATGAAAGTTGTGATCGACACGTTGATCGAACAAGGCATTCGTGACGACTATACTGTTCTTGTTGGTGGTGCGCCGCTGAACGAAGAATTTGGCAAAGCCATTGGCGCAGACGCCTATTGCCGCGATGCGGCAGTCGCGGTTGAAACGGCCAAAGACTTCATGAGCCGCAAGCATAACCAAGGTGTGACAGGTTAA
- the bmt gene encoding betaine--homocysteine S-methyltransferase: MTTTVFADFLKERDWILADGATGTNLFNMGLTSGDAPELWNDTQPEKIHKLYTMAVDAGSDLFLTNSFGGNAARLKLHDAAKRARELSRISAEIGREVADRRDRTVIVAGSVGPTGDIFAPMGSMTHELAVEIFHEQAEGLKEGGADVLWLETISAPEEYKAAAEAFALADMPWCGTMSFDTAGRTMMGVTSADMATMVEKLPTPPLAFGANCGVGASDLLRTVLGFAAQGTERPLIAKGNAGIPKYVDGHIHYDGTPDLMADYACLARDSGAKIIGGCCGTMAEHLSKMREALETRPRGDRPTLDQITEKLGAFSSAADGTGDDDTPPARKSRRRRSA; the protein is encoded by the coding sequence ATGACAACCACTGTATTTGCTGACTTTTTAAAGGAACGTGACTGGATTCTGGCCGATGGGGCCACCGGAACCAACCTGTTCAACATGGGGCTTACCTCGGGCGATGCGCCAGAGCTTTGGAATGATACGCAGCCTGAGAAGATTCACAAACTGTACACCATGGCTGTGGATGCAGGTAGCGACCTGTTTCTGACCAACTCTTTTGGCGGTAATGCGGCGCGCCTGAAACTGCACGATGCTGCCAAACGCGCACGCGAACTGTCGCGTATTTCGGCCGAAATTGGCCGCGAAGTCGCCGACCGCCGTGACCGCACTGTAATCGTTGCTGGCTCTGTTGGTCCAACCGGCGATATTTTTGCCCCAATGGGGTCAATGACGCACGAGTTGGCTGTGGAAATCTTCCACGAACAGGCCGAGGGCCTGAAAGAAGGCGGCGCGGATGTGCTGTGGCTGGAAACCATTTCGGCCCCTGAGGAATACAAAGCCGCGGCCGAGGCCTTTGCCCTCGCCGATATGCCATGGTGTGGCACCATGAGCTTTGACACTGCCGGACGCACTATGATGGGTGTGACCTCAGCCGATATGGCCACCATGGTCGAGAAACTGCCAACACCGCCGTTGGCCTTTGGGGCAAACTGCGGCGTTGGGGCATCTGATCTGCTGCGCACCGTGTTGGGCTTTGCTGCACAGGGCACCGAGCGTCCGCTCATCGCTAAGGGCAATGCTGGCATTCCGAAATATGTCGATGGCCACATCCATTATGATGGCACGCCGGATTTGATGGCCGATTACGCCTGTCTGGCGCGTGATTCCGGGGCCAAAATCATTGGCGGCTGCTGTGGCACCATGGCCGAGCATCTGAGCAAGATGCGTGAAGCGCTGGAAACCCGCCCCCGTGGTGATCGCCCGACTCTGGACCAGATCACCGAGAAACTAGGCGCATTTTCATCCGCTGCGGATGGCACCGGTGACGATGACACACCCCCTGCCCGCAAATCACGCCGTCGTCGCTCGGCTTGA
- a CDS encoding DUF1638 domain-containing protein, which yields MTSNPVLPDDETLTESGLAAEQRGSILLIACGALAHEILALKKLNGWDHMSLTCLPAKLHLYPDKITDAVVEAVEKHRNDYDDIFVVYADCGTGGQLQSKCDELGVKMVEGPHCYSFFEGNDAFDARSEAGEITAFYLTDFLVRQFDAFIWKPMGLDRHPELRDMIFGNYTKLVYQAQLENPALKEKAKECADRLGLEFEYRFTGYGDLATTLAKHA from the coding sequence ATGACAAGCAACCCTGTCCTGCCCGACGACGAAACACTGACAGAATCCGGCCTTGCAGCCGAACAGCGCGGCAGCATCCTTCTGATCGCCTGCGGTGCCCTGGCGCATGAAATCCTTGCTTTGAAGAAACTCAATGGCTGGGACCACATGAGCCTGACCTGCCTGCCTGCCAAGTTGCACCTTTACCCAGACAAAATCACCGACGCAGTGGTCGAAGCAGTTGAAAAACACCGTAATGATTATGACGACATCTTTGTAGTTTACGCCGACTGTGGCACCGGTGGGCAGCTTCAATCCAAATGTGATGAACTGGGCGTTAAAATGGTCGAGGGGCCACATTGCTACTCATTCTTTGAAGGCAACGATGCTTTTGACGCCCGGTCAGAGGCCGGTGAAATCACTGCCTTTTACCTGACTGACTTTCTGGTTCGGCAATTCGATGCTTTCATCTGGAAGCCCATGGGGTTGGATCGTCACCCGGAACTGCGCGACATGATCTTCGGCAACTACACCAAACTGGTTTATCAGGCCCAACTGGAAAACCCAGCCCTTAAAGAAAAAGCCAAAGAATGCGCCGACCGCCTTGGCCTCGAGTTCGAATACCGCTTTACTGGCTACGGTGATCTGGCCACCACCTTGGCCAAACATGCATGA